A genomic region of Limnohabitans curvus contains the following coding sequences:
- a CDS encoding voltage-gated chloride channel family protein codes for MHLFSRQVLIALFSYVAKAVVLAVLVAGLAGSASALFLFSLDWATQTREANRWLIWGLPVAGFCVGWLYLKFGQHVEAGNNLLIDEIHDPKKVVPLRMAPFVLGGTVISHLFGASVGREGTAVQMGGALADQLTHFFKLTHTDRRMVLMAGISAGFASVFGTPLAGAVFALEVLAIGRLRLDALLPCVIAAVVADQVGLLWGVQHTPYEVGLVPQVTPWLLAAMLVAGAVFGLAGKVFADGTHALSGVMKKHIAYAPLRPFLGGVVIAAVVMWGSFDRYIGLGIPVMVEAFGHPLPPTDFLGKMVFTIASLGSGFKGGEVTPLFYIGATLGNALAPLLDVPFALLAAVGFVAVFAGAANTPIASTLMAMELFGAEIGVFAALACVMSYVCSGHAGIYRAQRVAHRKTDAPSQPS; via the coding sequence ATGCACCTGTTTAGTCGCCAAGTATTGATCGCGCTCTTTTCTTACGTCGCCAAGGCGGTGGTGCTGGCCGTCTTGGTTGCTGGATTGGCAGGCTCTGCCTCAGCCCTGTTTCTTTTCTCGCTCGATTGGGCGACCCAGACCCGTGAAGCCAACCGTTGGCTGATTTGGGGTTTGCCCGTGGCGGGCTTCTGTGTGGGCTGGCTGTACCTCAAGTTTGGTCAGCACGTCGAGGCTGGCAACAACTTGTTGATTGACGAAATTCACGACCCCAAAAAAGTAGTGCCTTTGCGCATGGCTCCGTTTGTGTTGGGCGGTACGGTGATTTCTCATTTGTTTGGCGCATCGGTGGGCCGTGAAGGCACGGCGGTGCAAATGGGCGGCGCACTGGCCGACCAGCTCACCCACTTTTTCAAGCTCACCCACACTGACCGTCGCATGGTGTTGATGGCCGGTATCAGTGCCGGTTTTGCCTCCGTCTTTGGTACGCCCTTGGCCGGTGCTGTGTTTGCGCTAGAAGTGTTGGCGATTGGTCGCCTGCGCCTTGATGCTTTGCTGCCCTGTGTGATTGCTGCGGTGGTGGCTGACCAAGTGGGCTTGCTGTGGGGCGTGCAACACACGCCATACGAAGTGGGTTTGGTGCCTCAGGTCACGCCATGGCTGCTGGCAGCCATGTTGGTGGCAGGTGCCGTGTTTGGTTTGGCTGGCAAGGTGTTTGCTGATGGCACACATGCGCTGAGTGGTGTGATGAAAAAGCACATTGCCTATGCACCGTTGCGCCCTTTCTTGGGGGGCGTAGTGATTGCCGCTGTGGTGATGTGGGGCAGCTTTGACCGCTACATCGGTTTGGGTATTCCGGTGATGGTGGAGGCTTTCGGTCATCCCCTCCCACCCACCGACTTTTTAGGCAAGATGGTGTTCACCATTGCGTCGCTGGGTTCAGGCTTCAAGGGCGGGGAAGTGACGCCTTTGTTCTACATTGGCGCCACACTGGGCAATGCCTTGGCGCCGTTGCTGGATGTGCCGTTTGCACTGTTGGCTGCGGTGGGTTTTGTGGCCGTGTTTGCAGGGGCTGCCAATACGCCGATAGCGTCGACCTTGATGGCGATGGAGTTGTTTGGGGCAGAGATCGGCGTGTTTGCCGCGCTGGCCTGTGTGATGAGCTATGTCTGCTCGGGTCATGCTGGCATTTACCGTGCGCAACGCGTGGCGCATCGCAAGACGGATGCGCCGTCTCAGCCTTCTTAG
- the ccmA gene encoding cytochrome c biogenesis heme-transporting ATPase CcmA, translating into MLRVSQLSCSRGNKPLFVDVSFALQAGQALHLEGDNGVGKTSLLRIICGLSPADAGEVCWKDKTIQHNAAAFRSSLFYLGHGLSLKEELSALENLMSDAAVSGRTLSEPQAMVALARMGLRGREHLPLRVMSQGQKRRTALARLLASQAPLWVLDEPFVALDVKAVDGLRGLLAEHVAHGGMVLFTSHQPVALTRANGTSVDVQTYRLRGVA; encoded by the coding sequence ATGCTGCGCGTCTCCCAACTCTCATGCAGCCGTGGCAACAAGCCACTGTTTGTCGACGTCAGCTTTGCACTGCAAGCGGGCCAAGCCTTGCACCTCGAAGGCGACAACGGCGTGGGGAAAACCAGCTTGCTGCGCATCATCTGCGGCTTGTCGCCAGCCGATGCGGGTGAGGTGTGTTGGAAAGACAAAACCATTCAACACAACGCTGCTGCGTTTCGTTCGTCGTTGTTTTATTTGGGCCACGGCTTGTCGCTCAAAGAAGAGCTGTCGGCTTTAGAAAACCTCATGTCGGATGCCGCCGTGTCTGGCCGCACCTTGAGCGAACCACAAGCCATGGTGGCTTTGGCCCGCATGGGTTTGCGCGGGCGCGAGCATTTGCCGCTGCGCGTGATGTCGCAAGGCCAAAAGCGCCGCACAGCGCTGGCGCGTTTGCTGGCCAGTCAAGCCCCGCTGTGGGTGTTGGATGAGCCCTTTGTGGCTTTGGATGTGAAAGCGGTTGATGGTCTGCGCGGCTTGTTGGCTGAGCATGTGGCCCACGGCGGCATGGTGCTGTTCACCAGCCATCAGCCTGTGGCACTGACCCGTGCCAACGGCACGTCGGTCGATGTGCAAACTTACCGACTGAGAGGCGTGGCATGA
- a CDS encoding CHAT domain-containing protein has product MTSLKVPPRTVTDVLRAVDSAKADPAEMAQAKEFAIKPIPDATDVEHLHSFYRQRAIAYQRLGKMNLAIQDARLITEKYKSSDKRVQLESLLELGVYEQRGGNLKNAIKAYEEARNNIPNNLAGFYMSANRHLVGAYAQAGNFEASEAALRDAESTLVILRRSPSYSTIGVFWEANLDAARAINFSYQGRWVEAERAYRLCIRKMERGLEDIYAEDANPKNPDPVKTKRNLKGAMQFKVTRQLELASAIMMQGRLVEAEIQVRDALETTLKTHDKNSVEVGFALNRLARIIAEQGRSPESVLVAKEAIKTFQAGGASDDSLPLINGRKALGSALVSDRKYAEADLVFGEMKKGIAANTAEGPQIPSNDLDWVIAMLKLGKVADAERMTHAMLASVAKQSNVSEGRLNYLEAFNGMAIHAAGKDDDARKIYVKTMPNLIERVRNDSENQTGGGKQQERMVMLLEDNISLLAKQTKTHPHLASQVAAEAFGLADLARGSGVQRALNASAARANIKDPQLAALARKEQDTQRRILSLEDVLTGLMSAPPDQQLPSIQAKLKVDIANFKSEREKFRKEIEYKFPDYADLVNPKPATIERTRHLLRSDEVLVSWYFGEKEGFVWAITKTGAPQFHAFNLGRPKMAEIVGKLRKSLDAGVATIDDIPAFDVALSHNLYKTILEPVQASLQGKKVMLTVPHAELGQLPLALLTTKPDSQPAKAKGGDFTEYRKTAWLIKDIAVSQLPSVTALAALRNLPAPPADRRAFVGFGDPFFSVEQAKIAANTAARSTNAMATRGIPLKLRNAPKTSGVSSAELALLPRLPDTKEELQEIGKALSADPSQDIFLNKEASVARVMEMDLSKRQVVMFATHGLVPGELDGLSQPALALSAPDVTGEGRGDGLLTMEKILTLKLNADWVVLSACNTAAGEGAGAEAVSGLGRAFFYAGARALLVSNWPVDSEAARLLMTDMFKRQQLKQGQNKAEYLQASMVNMIDGVGSVDGKGKVKYSYAHPLFWAPFVVVGD; this is encoded by the coding sequence TTGACATCTCTGAAGGTGCCCCCTCGCACCGTGACTGACGTGTTGCGTGCCGTGGATAGCGCGAAGGCTGATCCTGCCGAAATGGCCCAAGCCAAAGAGTTTGCAATTAAGCCAATCCCCGACGCTACTGATGTCGAGCATTTGCACAGCTTTTATCGCCAACGTGCCATTGCGTATCAGCGCCTTGGAAAAATGAATTTGGCAATTCAAGACGCAAGGCTGATCACAGAAAAATACAAGAGCAGCGACAAACGCGTGCAACTGGAATCGTTGCTCGAGTTAGGGGTTTATGAGCAGCGGGGTGGCAATTTGAAAAATGCCATCAAGGCCTACGAAGAGGCGAGGAACAATATTCCGAACAACTTGGCCGGTTTTTACATGAGTGCAAACCGGCATTTGGTGGGTGCTTATGCGCAAGCTGGAAATTTTGAAGCATCAGAGGCCGCGTTGAGAGACGCAGAGTCGACCTTGGTGATTTTGCGGCGCTCTCCCAGCTACAGCACCATCGGTGTTTTTTGGGAAGCTAATTTAGACGCTGCACGGGCGATTAACTTTTCTTACCAAGGCCGTTGGGTTGAAGCTGAGCGTGCGTATCGCTTGTGCATTCGAAAAATGGAGCGAGGGTTAGAGGACATTTACGCTGAAGATGCAAACCCGAAAAACCCAGATCCTGTCAAGACCAAGAGAAACCTCAAAGGTGCCATGCAGTTTAAGGTGACGCGTCAATTGGAATTGGCCAGTGCCATCATGATGCAAGGCCGTTTAGTGGAGGCTGAAATTCAGGTGCGCGATGCACTTGAGACAACGCTCAAAACGCATGACAAAAACTCAGTAGAAGTCGGCTTTGCACTGAATCGCTTAGCGCGCATCATCGCTGAGCAGGGGCGATCTCCTGAGTCTGTGTTGGTCGCAAAAGAAGCCATCAAAACATTTCAGGCAGGCGGGGCCTCCGATGACTCTTTGCCCTTGATCAATGGGCGTAAGGCGCTCGGTTCTGCGTTGGTCTCTGACCGTAAATACGCAGAAGCTGACCTTGTTTTTGGTGAAATGAAGAAGGGCATTGCTGCGAACACTGCAGAGGGCCCACAAATTCCATCCAATGATTTGGATTGGGTGATCGCCATGCTCAAACTCGGCAAAGTCGCTGATGCCGAGCGCATGACGCATGCCATGTTGGCTTCAGTGGCGAAGCAATCGAATGTGTCAGAAGGGCGGCTCAATTATTTAGAAGCGTTCAATGGCATGGCCATTCATGCGGCGGGCAAAGATGATGATGCTCGAAAAATTTACGTGAAGACCATGCCCAACTTGATAGAACGGGTACGCAACGACTCAGAAAACCAAACAGGAGGCGGCAAACAGCAAGAGCGGATGGTGATGCTTTTGGAAGACAACATTTCGTTGTTGGCCAAGCAAACCAAAACCCATCCGCATTTGGCGAGTCAAGTTGCCGCAGAGGCGTTTGGCTTGGCCGATTTGGCACGAGGCAGCGGCGTGCAGCGCGCACTCAATGCCAGCGCTGCGCGTGCCAATATCAAGGATCCCCAGTTAGCGGCTTTGGCGCGTAAAGAGCAAGATACCCAGCGGCGCATCCTCTCACTTGAGGATGTGTTGACAGGGTTGATGTCTGCGCCGCCTGATCAGCAGTTGCCATCAATTCAAGCCAAGCTCAAAGTGGACATCGCCAATTTCAAATCTGAGCGGGAAAAGTTCAGAAAAGAGATTGAGTACAAGTTCCCTGATTACGCTGATTTGGTCAATCCCAAACCCGCCACCATTGAGCGCACGCGCCACTTGCTTCGATCAGATGAAGTTTTAGTGTCTTGGTACTTTGGAGAAAAAGAAGGATTCGTCTGGGCGATCACCAAGACCGGCGCACCGCAGTTCCATGCCTTCAATTTGGGTCGTCCGAAAATGGCCGAAATTGTGGGAAAGCTGCGTAAATCACTGGATGCTGGTGTGGCCACGATCGACGATATTCCGGCGTTCGATGTGGCCTTGTCGCACAATTTATACAAAACAATTTTGGAGCCAGTTCAGGCATCTTTGCAGGGTAAGAAAGTCATGCTCACTGTGCCGCATGCCGAGCTTGGCCAGCTGCCACTGGCGCTGTTAACCACGAAGCCTGATTCACAGCCTGCCAAAGCCAAGGGTGGAGATTTCACTGAGTACCGCAAAACAGCTTGGCTGATCAAAGACATTGCTGTTTCGCAATTGCCTTCGGTGACCGCTTTGGCGGCATTGCGAAATTTGCCCGCACCGCCAGCTGATCGCCGAGCTTTCGTTGGATTTGGTGATCCTTTTTTCAGTGTCGAGCAAGCCAAGATCGCAGCAAATACAGCGGCTCGTTCAACCAATGCAATGGCAACACGTGGTATTCCATTGAAACTTCGAAACGCACCAAAAACATCGGGTGTGAGCAGCGCCGAGCTGGCTTTATTGCCGCGTTTACCGGATACCAAAGAAGAGTTGCAAGAAATTGGCAAAGCATTGTCTGCAGATCCAAGTCAAGATATTTTCTTGAACAAGGAGGCCAGCGTGGCGCGTGTGATGGAGATGGATTTATCCAAACGCCAAGTGGTGATGTTTGCGACACACGGTTTGGTGCCTGGTGAGTTAGATGGTTTGTCCCAGCCAGCATTGGCTTTGAGTGCGCCGGATGTGACGGGTGAAGGTCGGGGGGATGGTTTGTTGACCATGGAAAAGATTTTGACCTTGAAGCTCAATGCGGATTGGGTGGTCTTGTCAGCATGCAATACGGCAGCTGGCGAGGGCGCAGGTGCAGAGGCTGTTTCCGGCCTAGGCCGTGCATTTTTCTACGCGGGTGCCCGAGCTTTGTTGGTCTCGAATTGGCCTGTAGATTCCGAGGCCGCACGGCTGCTGATGACGGATATGTTCAAGCGCCAACAGCTCAAGCAAGGTCAGAACAAGGCTGAGTATTTGCAGGCATCTATGGTGAATATGATTGATGGCGTTGGATCCGTGGATGGCAAGGGTAAAGTGAAATACTCGTATGCACACCCCTTGTTTTGGGCGCCGTTTGTGGTTGTCGGGGATTGA
- the ccmC gene encoding heme ABC transporter permease CcmC, producing the protein MKNINWFHYAAPHTFYGLAGKAWPWFAVLATLLMVAGLWLGFAVAPTDFQQGEGYRIIFVHVPASWMSMVIYLAMAFWSVLGLTFNTRLSGMMTRALAPTGAMFAFLSLWTGALWGKPMWGAWWVWDARLTSELILFFLYLGYIALTSAIDDTRRSDRAGALIAIVGAINVPIIYFSVKWWNTLHQGASVSLTKAPSMAEIMLWSMLLMALAFWFYTVALVLYRVRTLILQRESHASWVHELDEVKP; encoded by the coding sequence ATGAAAAATATCAATTGGTTCCATTACGCTGCGCCGCACACCTTTTATGGGTTGGCGGGCAAGGCGTGGCCTTGGTTTGCGGTGCTGGCCACCTTGCTGATGGTGGCAGGCCTATGGCTGGGCTTTGCCGTGGCCCCGACTGACTTTCAGCAAGGTGAGGGCTACCGCATCATCTTCGTGCATGTGCCTGCGAGTTGGATGTCGATGGTCATTTACTTGGCCATGGCGTTTTGGAGCGTGTTGGGCCTGACCTTCAACACACGCCTGTCGGGCATGATGACCCGCGCTTTGGCACCGACGGGTGCCATGTTTGCGTTTCTGTCCCTGTGGACCGGTGCACTCTGGGGCAAGCCCATGTGGGGCGCTTGGTGGGTGTGGGATGCACGCCTCACGTCTGAGCTGATTTTGTTTTTCTTGTACCTCGGCTACATCGCCTTGACATCGGCCATTGACGACACGCGCCGCAGCGACCGCGCTGGTGCACTCATTGCCATCGTGGGCGCGATCAACGTGCCCATCATTTATTTTTCGGTGAAGTGGTGGAACACCTTGCACCAAGGTGCCTCGGTGTCACTTACCAAAGCCCCCAGCATGGCTGAAATCATGTTGTGGAGCATGTTGCTGATGGCCTTGGCATTTTGGTTTTACACCGTGGCCCTGGTGCTGTACCGCGTACGTACCCTCATCTTGCAGCGTGAGAGCCATGCCAGTTGGGTACACGAACTCGATGAGGTGAAGCCATGA
- the ispH gene encoding 4-hydroxy-3-methylbut-2-enyl diphosphate reductase produces the protein MSNNSLQEIVLAAPRGFCAGVDRAIDIVDRALEKFGAPVYVRHEIVHNTFVVADLKNRGAIFIEDLADVPAGATLVFSAHGVPKAVEEEAARRGFTVFDATCPLVTKVHVEVAKLHKEGFEFIMIGHKGHPEVEGTMGQLLDGIYLVEDVADVAHVSPKQTERLAVVTQTTLSVDDAALITEAVVARFPNIRKPKMQDICYATQNRQDAVKVLSNEVELVIVVGSPTSSNSNRLRDVAQRSGAQSYMVDNADELKEEWFEGVTRVGLTAGASAPDILVQQVIARMRALGAVSVRTLDGVEETIKFPLPKGLK, from the coding sequence ATGAGCAACAACAGCTTGCAAGAAATCGTACTCGCCGCACCCCGTGGGTTTTGTGCAGGCGTGGACCGCGCCATCGACATCGTGGACCGTGCCCTTGAAAAGTTTGGTGCGCCTGTGTATGTGCGCCACGAGATCGTGCACAACACCTTTGTGGTGGCTGACCTCAAAAACCGGGGCGCTATCTTCATTGAAGACTTGGCCGATGTGCCTGCAGGTGCCACGCTGGTGTTCAGCGCCCACGGTGTGCCTAAGGCTGTGGAAGAAGAGGCTGCACGACGCGGCTTCACCGTGTTTGATGCCACTTGCCCCCTGGTGACCAAGGTGCATGTGGAAGTGGCCAAGCTGCACAAAGAAGGCTTCGAGTTCATCATGATTGGCCACAAAGGCCACCCCGAAGTGGAAGGCACGATGGGCCAGTTGCTCGATGGCATTTACTTGGTGGAAGACGTGGCCGATGTGGCGCACGTCAGCCCGAAGCAAACCGAGCGCTTGGCCGTGGTCACGCAAACCACGCTCAGCGTGGACGATGCGGCCCTCATCACCGAAGCCGTGGTAGCGCGCTTTCCAAACATTCGCAAGCCCAAGATGCAAGACATTTGCTACGCCACCCAAAACCGCCAAGACGCGGTGAAGGTGTTGAGCAACGAGGTCGAGTTGGTCATCGTGGTGGGCAGCCCCACCAGCTCCAACAGCAACCGCTTGCGCGATGTGGCGCAGCGCTCGGGCGCACAGAGCTACATGGTCGACAACGCAGACGAACTCAAAGAAGAATGGTTTGAAGGCGTGACCCGTGTGGGCCTGACCGCCGGAGCCTCAGCGCCCGACATCTTGGTGCAACAAGTCATTGCCCGCATGCGTGCCTTAGGCGCCGTGTCTGTACGAACCCTCGATGGTGTGGAAGAAACCATCAAATTCCCTCTGCCCAAAGGGCTGAAGTAA
- a CDS encoding FKBP-type peptidyl-prolyl cis-trans isomerase, giving the protein MTASNAHPTIGPASFLTLHYRLSGPQGDVINTFNDKPATLSLGSGELSPALEQRLMGLEEGTRTTFELAAGLAFGERNPDMQQWVSKSLLKEFGDPDEQYNVGDVVQFPAPTGQGSFAGAVQQVTDDQVLFDFNHPLANQPVTFEVHVIGIL; this is encoded by the coding sequence ATGACTGCATCCAACGCTCACCCTACCATCGGCCCCGCTTCTTTTTTAACGCTGCACTATCGGCTTTCGGGACCGCAAGGCGATGTCATCAACACGTTCAATGACAAACCCGCCACGCTCTCGCTGGGTTCGGGTGAGTTGTCGCCCGCGTTGGAGCAGCGTTTGATGGGGCTCGAAGAAGGCACGCGCACCACGTTTGAGCTAGCCGCTGGCTTGGCCTTTGGTGAGCGCAACCCCGACATGCAGCAATGGGTGAGCAAGAGTTTGCTCAAAGAATTTGGCGACCCCGATGAGCAATACAACGTGGGCGATGTGGTGCAGTTTCCTGCGCCCACCGGCCAAGGCTCGTTTGCGGGCGCGGTACAACAAGTGACCGACGACCAAGTGCTGTTTGACTTCAACCATCCTTTGGCCAATCAGCCCGTGACGTTTGAAGTTCACGTCATTGGTATTTTGTAA
- a CDS encoding GNAT family N-acetyltransferase, producing the protein MKVNWDTLTHPVWDAHHAAAAAPLQQDWAYGACMKTLGVGVLRAYVEQDGAPVALAQFIVRRLASGLANMALCSLGPVWLQPLSGAEKARVYKALKQTIPLKNLRVVAFTPLEAQGPELGLSRWRRVMTGHSTVMLDLTLSMDELRAQLDKRWRHRLGGAENSELTIHRVGTNAGQYRWLLDAEMQQREQRGLHGLPLHFFDLYVSSRQQPTKTILTMRADVGRDRVAGMMFLIHGEAATYQVGWTSDAGRDLHAHNLILWKGIEELRERGVRKLDLGGVNTTRSAGIARFKMSTGGQVLTCAGTFI; encoded by the coding sequence ATGAAAGTCAACTGGGACACCTTGACCCATCCCGTATGGGACGCACACCACGCCGCTGCCGCTGCACCTTTGCAGCAAGACTGGGCCTATGGCGCCTGCATGAAGACCTTGGGTGTGGGCGTCTTGCGCGCCTATGTCGAGCAAGACGGCGCACCCGTGGCTTTGGCTCAATTCATCGTGCGCCGTTTGGCCAGCGGTTTGGCCAACATGGCGCTGTGCTCGCTGGGGCCGGTGTGGTTGCAACCGCTGTCGGGTGCTGAGAAGGCCCGTGTTTACAAAGCGTTGAAGCAAACCATTCCTTTGAAAAATTTGCGCGTGGTCGCCTTCACGCCGCTGGAAGCGCAAGGCCCAGAGCTAGGCCTCTCGCGCTGGCGTCGTGTGATGACAGGGCACAGCACCGTGATGCTGGACCTCACGCTGTCGATGGACGAGCTGCGTGCGCAGCTGGACAAACGCTGGCGCCACCGTTTGGGCGGCGCCGAAAACTCCGAGCTCACCATCCACCGCGTGGGCACCAATGCCGGCCAATACCGTTGGCTGTTGGACGCCGAAATGCAGCAACGCGAGCAACGCGGTTTGCACGGCTTGCCTTTGCACTTCTTCGACTTGTATGTGTCCTCGCGCCAACAACCCACCAAAACCATTTTGACGATGCGCGCCGACGTGGGCCGCGACCGCGTGGCGGGCATGATGTTTTTGATTCACGGTGAAGCCGCCACCTACCAAGTGGGCTGGACCAGCGATGCGGGCCGTGACTTGCATGCCCACAATTTGATTTTGTGGAAAGGCATCGAAGAGTTGCGCGAGCGCGGTGTGCGCAAACTCGACCTCGGCGGTGTCAACACCACACGCAGTGCAGGCATTGCGCGTTTCAAAATGAGTACGGGCGGCCAAGTGCTGACCTGCGCAGGGACGTTCATTTAA
- the ccmB gene encoding heme exporter protein CcmB produces MSGGAFMAVLRRDLLLAMRRKSEVLTAVFFFVVVAALFPLGIGPELNTLRLVAPGVLWVGALLSSMLALQRLFEADYRDGTLEQMALSPTPMPLLISAKLLAHWLVSGVPLVLLAPVLGLQFDLSADALITLTLALLLGTPILSLVGGIGAALTLGVRGGGVLLSLLVLPLFIPVLVFGAGAVEAQASGLGAQAHFSILMAMLLPAAFFSPFACAAALRIALE; encoded by the coding sequence ATGAGTGGCGGCGCGTTCATGGCTGTGTTGCGGCGCGATTTGCTTTTGGCCATGCGCCGCAAGAGCGAGGTGCTGACCGCGGTGTTTTTCTTTGTGGTGGTGGCCGCCTTGTTCCCGCTGGGTATTGGCCCTGAGTTGAACACCTTGCGCCTGGTCGCACCCGGCGTGCTGTGGGTGGGCGCGCTGTTGTCGAGCATGTTGGCCCTGCAGCGTTTGTTTGAGGCTGATTACCGCGACGGCACGTTAGAGCAAATGGCCTTGTCGCCCACGCCAATGCCCTTACTGATCAGTGCCAAACTCTTGGCGCACTGGCTGGTCTCAGGGGTGCCGTTGGTATTATTGGCGCCAGTTTTGGGGCTGCAATTTGACCTCTCGGCAGATGCCTTGATCACCCTCACGTTGGCCCTGTTGTTGGGCACCCCCATTTTGTCGTTGGTGGGCGGCATTGGTGCCGCGTTGACCTTGGGTGTGCGTGGCGGTGGGGTGTTGTTGTCGCTGTTGGTCTTGCCTTTGTTCATCCCTGTGCTGGTGTTTGGTGCTGGCGCAGTTGAGGCGCAAGCCAGTGGTTTGGGGGCACAGGCGCATTTTTCAATTTTGATGGCCATGCTTTTACCTGCAGCCTTTTTCAGCCCGTTTGCATGTGCAGCGGCTTTACGGATCGCGTTGGAATGA
- the serS gene encoding serine--tRNA ligase, whose product MLDINQLRRDLPSVIAKLEKRKNPQAFLNVDAYQALEAERKTLQTRTEELQASRNALSKQIGMLKAKGESADGVMAQVADIKTELDTSAVRLDALQAELQTLLLAVPNLPHDSVPAGEDEHGNVVLRSWSPTGTEPATLGFEPKDHVDLGEPLGLDFEMGVKLSGSRFTVMKGQIARMHRALAQLMLDVQTQEHGYTECYTPYIVNADSLKGTGQLPKFEEDLFAAKKGGQEGEAASESAALYLIPTSEVPLTNFVRDVVLAENELPIKLTAHTPCFRSEAGSAGRDTRGLIRQHQFDKVEMVQIVHPDKSYETLEEMTGHAEAVLQKLGLPYRVMLLCTGDMGFGATKTHDLEVWLPAQNTYREISSVSNCEAFQARRLQARFKNAQGKNELVHTLNGSGLAVGRTLVAVLENYQQADGSIRVPEALRPYMGGVTELRG is encoded by the coding sequence ATGCTCGACATCAACCAACTGCGCCGCGACCTGCCCAGCGTCATTGCCAAACTCGAAAAGCGCAAGAACCCACAAGCGTTCTTGAATGTGGATGCTTACCAAGCTTTAGAGGCTGAGCGCAAAACACTGCAAACACGTACCGAAGAGTTGCAAGCCAGCCGCAATGCGCTGTCTAAACAAATCGGCATGCTCAAAGCCAAAGGCGAAAGCGCTGACGGCGTGATGGCGCAAGTGGCCGACATCAAAACCGAACTCGACACCTCGGCCGTGCGCTTAGACGCCTTGCAAGCCGAGCTGCAAACCTTGTTGTTGGCCGTGCCTAACTTGCCCCACGACAGCGTGCCCGCAGGCGAAGACGAACACGGCAACGTGGTGCTGCGCAGCTGGAGCCCCACAGGCACCGAACCCGCAACTTTGGGCTTCGAACCCAAAGACCATGTGGACTTGGGCGAGCCTTTGGGCCTCGACTTTGAAATGGGCGTCAAGCTCTCTGGCTCACGCTTCACGGTGATGAAGGGCCAAATTGCCCGCATGCACCGTGCGCTTGCGCAGCTCATGCTGGATGTGCAAACCCAAGAGCACGGCTACACCGAGTGCTACACGCCCTACATCGTGAACGCCGACAGCCTCAAGGGCACAGGTCAGTTACCCAAGTTTGAAGAAGACTTGTTTGCTGCCAAGAAGGGCGGCCAAGAGGGCGAAGCTGCCAGCGAAAGCGCTGCGCTGTACCTGATTCCTACCAGCGAAGTGCCGTTGACCAACTTCGTGCGCGATGTGGTTTTGGCTGAAAACGAGTTGCCCATCAAGCTGACCGCACACACACCTTGCTTCCGTTCTGAAGCTGGCAGCGCTGGCCGCGACACACGTGGTTTGATTCGCCAGCATCAGTTCGACAAAGTCGAGATGGTGCAAATCGTGCACCCCGACAAGAGCTACGAGACCTTGGAAGAAATGACAGGTCATGCCGAAGCCGTGTTACAAAAGCTGGGCTTGCCTTACCGCGTGATGTTGCTCTGCACGGGTGACATGGGCTTTGGCGCCACCAAAACACACGACCTCGAAGTCTGGCTGCCCGCGCAAAACACCTACCGCGAAATCAGCTCGGTGTCGAACTGCGAAGCCTTCCAAGCCCGTCGCTTGCAAGCGCGTTTCAAAAACGCCCAAGGCAAGAACGAACTTGTGCACACCTTGAACGGTTCAGGCCTCGCCGTGGGCCGCACCTTGGTGGCCGTGTTGGAAAACTACCAACAAGCCGATGGCAGCATCCGCGTGCCTGAAGCGCTGCGCCCTTACATGGGTGGCGTGACAGAGCTACGCGGCTGA
- the ccmD gene encoding heme exporter protein CcmD — MRWESWSQFWAMGGYAVYVWGSVGVTALLLALEVLQARWAHRVVLNQLKAEQAVAQLPVEELM, encoded by the coding sequence ATGAGATGGGAAAGCTGGAGCCAGTTTTGGGCCATGGGCGGCTATGCCGTGTATGTGTGGGGCAGCGTGGGCGTGACCGCTTTGCTGTTGGCGCTGGAAGTGCTGCAAGCGCGTTGGGCACACCGCGTGGTGCTGAATCAATTGAAAGCCGAGCAGGCCGTGGCTCAATTACCTGTTGAAGAGTTGATGTGA